TGTAAAGTTTATCAGACTCGCCaacagggccggcccgtggcataggcagtataggcaaatgctaagggcgctgtacatccaggggggcgccagaaatgagtgcggttaagtttgttttgttttcgagATTCCTGACACATTTCACAAaacatttaattgtattaataaatttaaattacaaaacaacactatatacaaaaaaaaacatttatacaacTATTTACACACAGGAATAAAAATGATCTTGCTTGAAAGAGGGAACAGTGAGGGACCTAATGAGGGAGAGGAGAAAAGGAAGTGTGGTTCATTCCCTGCAGAGATTGATGCCTCTGTTTACAAAAGAAAAACCTATTTTGTGGCCTCCAATGTACCAAATTAAGCAGAACACTGCTGCTTTCagatattaatttataaatttgaaaTTTTACAAACTCTTTTGTCTGAGGTGGCAATCTCTGCAGGGTGGGAAGCAAACTCAATAGGAAGAGCTCATCCTCTGAGCGTGGAGATGATGACGGACAGTTCCGCAGTGCTTCCAGAAACTGCCGCTCCACCTCTGATGGctcctctctctgtctcttaTGAGCTCTTTTTCTTGAGGCAGTATGAAATAATACAGTTTATACAATGATAAGACAGACAAGGACTAAATTAACAATCGTCAGTATTATGTTACATGAACTATGGATGTGAACATGGTCATTTTTGTCTGTACACACCTGTGGGTACAGCAGCAGACGTCGAAGGGCCAAGAGGGGAggcagaagcagcagcaggttctGGCAAAGTGGATCCAGGCTCACTACTCAGAAAGGATCCAGTCATGTCTGTTAAGAAATTATGGGTATTATTACAATAAAGGTTCTGTCAAATGCATGAATTCATGCTTAACTTCTGTCCATTCACTCACAAGTTAATTTCATGAAAAGCTAAACCATTAATGAATGATGACTGCATGAGCAAAAAAaggtaataaaattattatattgatgaatattataacaatatcaacCTTTGCTAGTTTCCTAGTAACACATATGTTAATATGAAGACAATATATGCGAATTGAAGACAATTCACAGTAATTACCACAATAGTCAGTTATGTCCTATAACTTCATGTTATCTGCTTCACTTACCTAATGTTTTGGAAAGGTAACAAAGTTGAGTATTGATTCATTTAACTACTTGCAAGTTATAGAGTTGTTCATCTATGAAACATATAGAATGTTCATTTGCTGCTCATGCAGTAATCAGTATGGTTCAGCTGTTTATCAGAATTATATGTGCATTACATAAGCATTATTGCATGCATATTATAGCACCTGTAAATTGTCAGGAAAAAATATgactacaaaatataaatatggcATCCGTCACAAAGAAATAACTTGactttttaatcataaaaaaacaaataatatgttttgttgtCATTACTTGCAAACACACCTGTCTCTGACTGCCCTTCTGCTGCTGTTTCTGTCTCCCCCTCGTACCCTGCGGGCTGACTCTCCTCACCCCCCCTCTCCATGTTCCCTCTTGTCACCCGCGGGGACACGAAGGGGTCGAGGAAAGACAGTACCGCAGAGAACTTCCACTTCTTCCCTGACCCTGCTGCTGACCCACTTCTCTTCTCCGTCTCCTTTCTCCTCTCCTTCAAATATGTGTCCCTCAGACTCTTCCACTTCTTTCTGCACACTTCCTCTGAATAAACAACAACCCATAAGTGGGAAAGTAGTTGTCACATAATTATGGTTTTAATAAGCTGAAGTAGCTGGCTTCAGCTTGCAGTCTCAATACTTAAACACAGACATATATGAGTATTGAGTACTGTTTTATTTACTTACCAGATTGTCCGACCTCCTCACTCACTTTCCTTAAAGCAAGATCCTTTTTACTCCTGTTTCTGTAGTGAAATGAGCTGCTGTCATACAGCTTGGGATGGCCGCACACCACAACGATAACCCGCTCCTCCATTTTAAATTCTGCCTCCTCTCGTCACGTCAAAAGGACGCAACTACTGGAGTAAGCTCCTGAGTGGTTAACGCGACGCGAATGTCCGCCAAAGTTAAGATTTCTGAATTTGAGTGATTTGCGCATCAAAcatgcaaaacgctcaattcgcgccgcAGGACGTCTAttcgcgcatttgcattgacttaacatgtaaatcactcgcgcttgacgcgcgtgccgCGTCCAGTGTAAACGCAGCATTAGAGAGGACAAGTCTGTTTATATTTCACTAGTCTAAATTGCAGTTATCTATTTAactttagtttacttagttaagatgcCTGCACTAAAGATAATTGATTTTTCTGATTAGTCTATATTGGTGGtatgtatttaattgttgtttactcgggtattctgactgtactaaaatgtgaaaactgaaaattctgtgaccattaactcacctttacttgttccaaacaagattttattttatttttttctgatgttgaacaataatatccaataacttataatctctttggttgttgaaaacagtaaatgctgaattaagattgttcttttgtttattgttttattatttatattgtcagacagctaaaaaaTTTCACTatatgtgttaaatcagctgcacaaagcgaTTGGCATACAAAAAATCTTGTaaaattgatagatataaagattttacgtttatcgtgataaatatcgatatcaactgatatgtaaaaaattattgtgatattttttttgccatattgcccagctCTATTAAACAGTAGCCAGAACAACATCAACTGCATTACaagttcaaaacaaaaacaacacctGGTACCGTTTAAACCATTGTACCAGAGTTCCTAAGCTaagaaacagtaaaaaaaaaaatgtagcaatCTAGCACAGGAAGTGCATAAGCAGCATTAAACAAGTAATGACTCTCTTGAATTTCATCATGGACAACATGAACTGGTTGGAGGAGAAACAGCGGACCTGTCGGTTTATGTAAAAACACCAGCGTCTGGGGAACAACAGGAGGACCCTACTATGGAAGGAAATCATGCTACTGTCAATGATAATACAGAATGCATATGTGAACATGAGTAAAGAGATAATCTTTCCCCAGATGAAGGACAATCGGATAATGGAATGGAATGAGACCTATCAACAATCGACTTCTCAGCCTTACTGGAAAGGGAAAAGCTGACCGATAAGCTGAAGGGGACCACTGCTGCATCAACATTACAAATATTAACCTCCAGAGGTGGATAGTAGTCAAGGAAAATGCTGAACAAGACAAAAACTTGAGTAACTGGTTTGCCTCCATATTTGGATCTTGGGGACAATGATTGATAAAGTTGACATATTTGGAGGTTACCATACTTGTTTTAGCTTAACTTTGTTGCTGTGTTGTGTCATTCATCAGATCAATGCTAGACAGTGCTGCTGCCACACACATGGTTACTGTGCAAGTACAAGGAACTGTGCAAGCCCACCTCAACAGTGACTATGGCTATGAAAATATGCTTCCAAAATCCTTAGATTGGTCCGTTTATGAGAACGTTACCCCAAACTTGGTTGGATGAAtatcaaaccttttttttcttttgtttttgagtgTGCCGTAATTCTTGTTTTTATGTTATTTCTGTTTTGTGGAAAAGTAAGGGAGATAGTGtataacatgtattttattttctttgatttcAAGCGTAGACAGACCTTTAGAATAATGAATAGTGTTGGCAGGTAGTTAGaggatattttgttttttattttagcactTAGACTCTTTtacacatatatgccaaaaattATTACTATACTATGCAAGTACTCTTATGttgttttctattttctttttctatttttcctCTCTTGTTCTTTGTTATCAGAATGACACGAATGAAAAAAAGGGTTTCAAGCAGGTCATTATCTGTGCTACGAGACAGAAGTGCAAACAGAAGGACCTGAAATTAAGGATTTTAATCCTATAATCTACAATATTATCTTTTAATACTATATTGGTTATGTTTCTGGGTATGAAATGGACATTTATCGAAGCTGCAGGGTTCACATACTCAGGGAAAGAGGACTTGAACTGAGTGCTTAATGGAACCAACGATCATCTCAAAGCTGGCGAATACTGTAAGAATAGGCTCTACTGGTGGCTTAAAAGCCTGCTGCTCGCTCCAACACCAGACAGTACTTAGTAGTACCTCTGGCAACGTGGGAGCAATCATCTTAAGACCAGGAGACAGTATCTTTTACTcctttttaatcaaataaagggGGAGATGTTTGGTTCCGCCTCTC
The Danio rerio strain Tuebingen ecotype United States chromosome 4, GRCz12tu, whole genome shotgun sequence genome window above contains:
- the LOC141381856 gene encoding uncharacterized protein, which codes for MEERVIVVVCGHPKLYDSSSFHYRNRSKKDLALRKVSEEVGQSEEVCRKKWKSLRDTYLKERRKETEKRSGSAAGSGKKWKFSAVLSFLDPFVSPRVTRGNMERGGEESQPAGYEGETETAAEGQSETDMTGSFLSSEPGSTLPEPAAASASPLGPSTSAAVPTEKELIRDRERSHQRWSGSFWKHCGTVRHHLHAQRMSSSY